Proteins encoded together in one Prochlorococcus marinus str. MIT 9211 window:
- a CDS encoding CPBP family intramembrane glutamic endopeptidase yields the protein MSKDSMRQQGTPQWKVLLAVFSVLLTAFIWQKGLEESFDRPSVAPMLSLKQHEMALLASPAMPKPLRPIFVGSNPEKELEEIIREIPPENRKERENLLLTLVDQSDEKSNSLNEIAFTESNWNLAKEILLESRNKNRNIKAITNELEFLKEDPLMYRLSCLAIASSREVCVEETVSQRMAFRLVASQLLPSLATFFGIGLCLRQGWLFYRRESSSWPENFSLPLSAIDMVLLVAGGFVVLGEVITPLFAIPASQLLTESIHSPTKESLTVFVGYSAMTLPSLVIFRQQLRMLKGMEPPIRGWMQWGIKPVNKGVMQALQGWLMVMPFVLLTSWLVGFFLEDPGGSNPLLEMVLSSKNYWALSILFLTTVVLAPLFEEFIFRGALLPVLVKSQGRAFGVILSALVFALAHLSIGELPPLLVLGIGLALLRISTGRLFPCVIMHSLWNGVTFASLLLLGG from the coding sequence GTGAGTAAAGACTCTATGCGACAACAAGGCACCCCTCAATGGAAAGTTTTATTGGCTGTTTTCTCAGTCTTGTTAACAGCTTTTATTTGGCAAAAAGGCCTTGAGGAAAGTTTTGATAGGCCCTCTGTTGCACCAATGCTTTCTCTTAAGCAACATGAGATGGCTCTTTTGGCATCTCCTGCTATGCCAAAGCCGTTAAGACCAATATTCGTGGGCTCTAACCCAGAAAAAGAACTTGAGGAAATCATTCGTGAGATTCCTCCTGAAAATAGGAAGGAACGTGAAAACCTGCTGCTTACTTTAGTGGACCAATCAGATGAGAAAAGTAACTCGCTTAATGAAATTGCTTTCACGGAGAGTAATTGGAATTTAGCTAAAGAGATTTTGCTAGAGAGTCGCAATAAAAATAGAAATATTAAGGCAATCACTAATGAACTTGAATTCTTAAAGGAAGACCCTCTGATGTATAGGCTGTCTTGCTTGGCGATTGCTAGTAGTCGAGAAGTCTGTGTTGAGGAAACGGTTTCTCAAAGAATGGCTTTCAGATTAGTAGCCAGTCAATTATTACCTTCCTTGGCAACTTTTTTTGGTATTGGGCTGTGTCTTCGTCAAGGTTGGTTGTTTTACCGTAGGGAGAGCTCATCATGGCCTGAAAATTTTTCTTTGCCATTATCTGCAATCGATATGGTGCTTCTGGTAGCAGGTGGTTTTGTTGTTCTTGGGGAAGTTATTACTCCTTTATTTGCTATACCTGCTAGTCAACTACTTACAGAAAGCATCCATAGTCCAACAAAAGAATCATTGACTGTTTTTGTTGGATATAGTGCAATGACTCTCCCATCATTAGTTATTTTTAGACAGCAACTAAGAATGCTCAAAGGGATGGAACCTCCTATAAGGGGGTGGATGCAGTGGGGCATCAAGCCGGTTAATAAGGGTGTAATGCAGGCATTACAGGGATGGTTAATGGTGATGCCATTTGTACTGTTGACAAGTTGGCTGGTTGGCTTCTTTCTAGAGGACCCTGGAGGAAGTAATCCTTTACTTGAGATGGTTTTAAGTAGTAAGAACTATTGGGCATTGTCAATTCTCTTTCTTACTACTGTTGTATTAGCACCCTTGTTTGAGGAATTTATTTTTAGAGGAGCGCTTTTACCAGTTTTAGTTAAAAGTCAAGGACGAGCATTTGGAGTGATTCTAAGCGCTTTGGTTTTTGCATTAGCTCACCTCAGTATTGGAGAGTTGCCTCCATTGCTTGTTCTAGGGATTGGTCTTGCTCTCCTAAGGATAAGTACAGGGCGACTTTTCCCCTGTGTGATTATGCATTCTTTATGGAATGGAGTTACCTTCGCAAGCCTATTACTATTAGGCGGGTAG
- a CDS encoding peptidoglycan D,D-transpeptidase FtsI family protein, whose protein sequence is MPNNRLQRGIRRKKLRISSLSPIPAYRLKLTFTILCLALLGLIGRLAWLQLFEGPYLEARARDFQTRKVEPLGGRRSIVDRKGRLIALDEKRFRLYAHPRQFKFSGDLQGVSRTPFEVAKKLSAPLSLSTYQLVDILGNERSGVKLAENISTETASEIRRLRINGLDLEPYLQRVYPQNDLFANVVGFLDYDRNPQAGLELSLNKRLSRREKTRKLRYGRDGTPLPNDIEPGVFFEDDLRLELTIDARLQEVALNAIKDQLDEWRAEKAVAIVMNVDNGELIALASAPTYNPNKYWEYSSALYKEWSVQELFEPGSTFKPINLALALQEGVINPDGIVYDSGSVNVGGWSLGNWNNKPNGVINYAKVLQVSSNVGMVKIMQKLNRSTHWEWLQKLGVDQRPATDLLGAIGGQLKSKELFVDQPIHQAVASFGQGFSITPLKLAQLHALIANGGRLVTPHITKGFNGSVLPLTKKISEKSNHQLLRPEVTEIVLRWMESAVNSYGKNSVKTDNYRIGGKTGTADQAKDGIYNSKICSFVAILPIENPRFVVVVAIDGPKKPYAYGSTVAMPVAKKIIESLIVLEKIPPNTSKNIISSID, encoded by the coding sequence GTGCCTAACAACAGACTTCAAAGAGGTATAAGGCGTAAGAAGTTGCGTATCTCCTCATTGTCTCCGATACCTGCTTATAGGCTGAAGTTGACATTCACTATTCTTTGCTTAGCTCTTTTGGGTTTAATAGGGAGGTTGGCTTGGCTTCAATTATTTGAAGGGCCTTACTTAGAGGCTCGAGCTCGAGATTTCCAGACTAGGAAAGTGGAACCTTTAGGCGGAAGACGTTCAATAGTTGATAGGAAGGGCCGATTAATTGCTCTTGATGAAAAGAGATTCAGATTATATGCCCATCCTAGGCAATTTAAGTTTTCTGGAGATCTACAAGGAGTTTCTCGAACACCATTTGAGGTTGCAAAAAAACTTTCTGCCCCTCTATCTTTATCTACTTATCAATTGGTAGATATCTTAGGTAATGAGAGGTCGGGCGTTAAGCTTGCTGAGAATATATCTACTGAGACTGCTTCGGAAATTAGGCGACTTCGCATTAATGGCTTAGATCTTGAGCCTTATCTACAGCGTGTTTATCCCCAAAATGACCTATTTGCAAATGTAGTAGGCTTCTTAGATTACGATCGAAATCCTCAGGCTGGATTAGAATTAAGTTTAAACAAGAGACTGTCTCGTAGGGAAAAAACACGTAAACTTCGATATGGTAGAGATGGCACCCCTCTCCCCAATGATATAGAACCGGGTGTATTTTTTGAAGATGATTTACGCTTAGAACTTACCATTGATGCCAGACTCCAGGAGGTCGCTCTGAATGCTATTAAAGATCAATTAGATGAATGGAGAGCTGAGAAAGCTGTTGCTATTGTTATGAATGTCGACAATGGAGAGCTTATAGCACTGGCATCAGCTCCTACATATAATCCTAATAAGTATTGGGAATATTCTTCGGCTTTGTATAAGGAGTGGTCTGTTCAAGAGTTGTTTGAGCCTGGGTCTACCTTTAAACCGATCAACCTTGCGTTAGCTCTTCAAGAAGGTGTAATTAACCCTGATGGAATTGTTTATGACTCTGGAAGTGTAAATGTTGGGGGTTGGTCTTTAGGTAATTGGAATAATAAGCCGAATGGAGTGATTAACTATGCCAAGGTCCTTCAGGTTTCAAGTAATGTTGGAATGGTTAAGATCATGCAAAAACTTAATCGATCGACTCATTGGGAATGGCTTCAAAAATTAGGAGTAGACCAAAGACCAGCCACTGATTTGTTAGGCGCAATTGGTGGTCAATTGAAGAGCAAAGAATTATTTGTTGATCAACCTATTCACCAAGCAGTGGCCTCTTTTGGACAAGGGTTTTCGATAACCCCATTAAAATTAGCTCAATTGCATGCCCTTATTGCTAATGGAGGTCGACTAGTAACTCCCCACATCACAAAAGGTTTTAATGGATCCGTGCTTCCATTAACAAAAAAAATATCTGAAAAATCTAACCATCAATTGTTACGCCCTGAAGTTACTGAGATAGTTCTTCGCTGGATGGAGTCAGCTGTAAATAGTTATGGAAAAAATAGTGTTAAAACAGATAACTATCGGATAGGTGGTAAGACAGGTACTGCTGATCAAGCAAAAGATGGAATTTATAACTCTAAAATCTGTAGCTTTGTAGCAATCTTGCCTATAGAGAACCCTCGATTTGTTGTAGTTGTTGCGATTGATGGGCCTAAAAAGCCTTATGCATATGGTTCAACTGTGGCCATGCCAGTGGCAAAGAAAATTATCGAGAGTTTAATTGTTCTTGAGAAAATCCCACCAAACACTTCTAAGAATATAATTTCTTCGATAGATTAG
- a CDS encoding transaldolase, which translates to MSSLLEQLSSMTIVVADTGDLEAIRTFKPRDATTNPSLILAAAQVPGYQKLIDEALKSSREEIGIRGSFQEVVKEALDQICVVFGKEILKNIPGRVSTEVDARLSFDTQATVEKARKLIRLYNKAGIKNDRVLIKIASTWEGIKAAEVLEREGIHCNLTLLFNFCQAAACAEAGVTLISPFVGRILDWYKANTGIANYPGPEDPGVISVTKIFNYFKSNNYKTEVMGASFRNIEEIVELAGCDLLTISPKLLDQLSNTNVPLEKKLDSLNPKPVGQKIDIDHEKFESMMNSDSMAFEKLDEGIKKFSKAIDDLEIRLLERIAILEEGKSFALSGNAISS; encoded by the coding sequence ATGTCATCGCTACTTGAACAGCTTTCTTCAATGACGATCGTTGTTGCAGACACTGGTGATTTAGAGGCTATAAGGACTTTTAAGCCCAGAGATGCGACTACTAATCCCTCACTAATTCTTGCAGCCGCTCAAGTTCCTGGCTATCAAAAGTTAATTGATGAGGCACTTAAATCTTCTAGAGAAGAGATCGGAATTAGAGGCTCTTTTCAAGAAGTAGTTAAAGAAGCGCTGGACCAGATTTGTGTTGTTTTTGGCAAAGAAATACTTAAAAATATTCCAGGTAGGGTCTCAACTGAGGTTGATGCTCGTCTTAGCTTTGATACTCAAGCAACAGTTGAAAAAGCTCGTAAACTAATCAGGCTTTATAACAAAGCTGGAATAAAAAATGACAGGGTTTTGATAAAGATTGCCTCTACTTGGGAGGGTATTAAGGCTGCTGAGGTCCTGGAACGTGAAGGAATTCACTGTAACCTCACTTTGCTATTTAATTTCTGTCAAGCGGCTGCATGCGCAGAAGCAGGAGTTACCCTTATCTCTCCATTCGTAGGACGCATACTCGATTGGTATAAAGCAAATACGGGGATAGCCAATTATCCAGGCCCTGAAGATCCAGGAGTAATTTCGGTTACTAAGATATTTAATTATTTCAAATCTAATAATTATAAAACTGAAGTTATGGGTGCCAGCTTTAGAAATATTGAAGAGATTGTTGAATTGGCTGGATGCGATTTGCTTACAATTTCACCAAAATTGCTTGATCAGTTAAGCAATACAAATGTTCCACTTGAAAAGAAGCTTGACTCTTTGAATCCTAAGCCTGTTGGGCAAAAGATTGACATTGACCATGAAAAATTCGAGTCAATGATGAATTCTGATTCTATGGCATTTGAGAAGTTAGATGAAGGGATTAAAAAATTCAGCAAGGCAATTGATGACTTGGAGATTAGGCTGCTTGAAAGGATTGCCATCCTTGAAGAAGGTAAGTCTTTTGCCTTGAGTGGCAACGCTATAAGTTCTTAA